One stretch of Candidatus Effluviviaceae Genus V sp. DNA includes these proteins:
- a CDS encoding T9SS type A sorting domain-containing protein, with protein sequence MRGRLPSVGTRKEASMAQRVICLVASILLFGSVTCAAGYAIDRGVVGSGGGHSSGTGYSVLGTAGQSATGVISGGSYLQKIGFWYTPGWILTDVPEGGPPTFRLDQNTPNPFNPVTTISYSVPAESDVRLLLYSVDGRMVRTLVDGVRDPGVHAVTLNGAGLASGVYFCRMVAGEFIETRKMVLLK encoded by the coding sequence ATGAGGGGTCGCTTGCCATCAGTAGGCACGAGAAAGGAGGCCTCCATGGCGCAGAGAGTTATCTGCCTCGTCGCGTCCATCCTCCTGTTCGGCTCGGTCACGTGCGCGGCGGGCTATGCTATCGACCGCGGCGTTGTCGGGTCCGGAGGGGGGCACTCGTCGGGAACCGGTTACTCCGTTCTCGGCACGGCCGGGCAGAGCGCGACGGGAGTCATCTCCGGGGGCAGCTACCTGCAGAAGATCGGTTTCTGGTACACGCCGGGGTGGATTCTGACCGACGTGCCGGAGGGCGGTCCCCCGACTTTTCGACTGGATCAGAACACCCCCAACCCGTTTAACCCGGTGACCACGATCTCCTACTCGGTCCCGGCGGAATCGGACGTTCGCCTCCTCCTCTACTCGGTCGACGGACGGATGGTCCGCACCCTCGTCGACGGGGTGAGGGACCCGGGGGTTCACGCTGTGACTCTCAACGGCGCGGGGCTGGCAAGCGGCGTCTACTTCTGCCGCATGGTAGCAGGTGAGTTCATAGAAACCAGGAAGATGGTGCTTCTGAAGTAG